Sequence from the Chanodichthys erythropterus isolate Z2021 chromosome 12, ASM2448905v1, whole genome shotgun sequence genome:
AGAACCGTTTGAAATTTAAACCGATGAATCTCCGATTCGCGCAGTTTTGACTCATAATGGGGCGAAAAGTTACTAATAGAATAGCTTAAATGTTACTTGATGACGGTCAACATGCTCGGCAATCAAAGTtggtttttaaataattgttataGGCCTGTAACTGCCTGAGAATTGCGGAATCATTTTAACCGGTTCTTAAACTTCAAAAGAACCGATACACAGAAATGAATGGGATTAATTAGGCCTATTATGCTGATCTACTAAGGTCTATCCTGAATATTCACCGTTGATTCTcacttgtttattttattaagatGCCATTTTCTCCTTTATTTTTCCCTCTCATTAAAATGGGTTTCGTACCTTAATTTCCCAAACGTGTGCTCAGATTCTGAATTTATGGCATAGCTGAAAAACATCTGTAGAACAGTTGTGCTCTTGTGTTTTTGTCCTCTGCTTCACATGTATATCTCGCAGATCCCGAAGTGATTCCTGCCAATGGAGCTTCTCACACCACTGAGGACAATTGTCTTGAGGAACTGGAGAGGATCAACAAAGAAATCGAGGCAGTAAGGAGTGAGGtggaaaaagaacaaaaaagactGTCACAGTATCAGACATCGCAGTCCCTCACGCAAGCAGATAATGCAGGTCTTTGCTCTGAGAAATATTTGAGAACCACCAACAGTCAGGCTAAAGACCAGAATGGAAACAATTTGAAATACAAAAAGCCTgtttcttcaaacagtggttgTAAGTATGTGGTTGATCGTGCCAGACCCAAGACTGATTTGGAATATGACCCTTGTTCCAATTTCTCTGCAGACTTGCTATCCAGCAGCTCTGTAGAATGCAAGTTAAAGTCCACTGATAAAGTGGATATTGAACATAGTCTGAAGAATGACCGAACTGGAAAAAATATTCAGCATCTGTCTTCTCATTTCGATGACTCTGACGATGAAGGTACCTTGGTCATTGACATTCCACCTTCAGCAAGTGATCAGGGAAAACGTAGGGCCAAAGAGAAAGGCAAGAGTACAATGATTAAACCACTGCGTTCACCTGAGGGGACCTGTGCAGTTAATAATGATCTTCTTGCAAATGACCAAACAAAACCCAGGCAGCACAAAGAAAAGGTTTCTTCCGATGGACCTCCAAGTCATAAAATTGAACACATTGTGAGTGACCAGGAGAAAGAAAAGACCTCAGCAAAACCTGTGTTGACACAGGAACAAGAGTCTTCTGAAGGGGAACTTGTCATTGATGTTTCATCTTTCGAAGATGAACATAAGCTTTCAAAGCAGTATGAAACTATATCCAAGGAACTATTTGACTTGCCCAAATTATGTCCTATTAGTGATGCCCCAGCTGATGATGGTAAAGAGGCTAATGAAGAGCCCTTAAATAAACCTGTATCAATTGCAAAGCACTCTGTAAAAGAAACTGAACCTTTTCTGGAGGGTCTAAAAGAAGAAACTGTGACTAAACCAGTTAACTCTACAAATCTCAAAATGGAAGTGTTTGTTACACAAGAGGAGAACGTCCTGGATGATATTTCCACATGTTTAGACAATCTGAGAAGTGAGAGTGAGAGGATCAAATGCATTCAAGATGTTAAGATGCTTCCAGTTTGTTCTGTTTATGGAAATGAAGATATTTACTCACTATCTCCTGCGAGTGTAATACAAAATGCAACTTTTAGGGCAGAACCACAAATTGACTGTATCTCAAGTTATACTCAAAAGTCAAAAATTGTATCTTCTAAGATCATTTCCCAAGAGCAAGCACATCAGCGATACTTCCCCATGGTCTCATCTCGGTCCTTTCCTTCGTCCTTTCATAAAGTAGAAGAGCATGGATGTAGTCCACACACTCAAAGCCTGGTTGAAACATCTTGGCCAACTATTCAAAAAAGTCCCGACCAACCATTTGCTCAGAACATGCCTGCCTATGTTTCAGAGATTGACACCAGAACTTTTTCAGCACCATCGACTAGTCAACTCAACCTAAAAACAACTGTGGACTTTGAAAAATTACCTACATCAGATGCATCATTGCCTGTTCCCTGTGACATACCTGTTCTTCCACAGACCTTTGCATCTGCAGCGATGACCGGAAGTAATAATGAAGCCATTGTAGTTAACTCTAGTTCTGATGAGGAGCTCAGGTATTCAGACCTAGATCTTTCAGAAACTGATCCAATGGAAGAGTGCTACAGAATCTTCATGGAAGCCAACCAAAATGAAGCTCCTGTCGTTCAATGTGATGCACCTGTAAGTAAATTCATCCATTATGTAATATTGTATTTAGATCTGCTGATAAGTGACCGTATACAttagtttaaaagtttgggatcagaaCAAAGTCCCTTATGCTTAGCAAGGCTGCGtgtgtttgatcaaaaatatttaaaaaaaaacaatattatgaaattattacaatttagaaAAACAACAggtttctgttttaatatttcagaatgtaatttattccttgaatggcaatgctgaattttcagcatcattactccagtcttcagtgtcacatgatccttcagaaatcattttaatgtgctgatttggtgctcaagaaacatttatcttAGTTTTGCtgcttgactttttttttttttatatatatatatttttatataaagttcaaaagaacagcatttatttcaaatggaaatcttatgtaatgttgttgtatgtcacttttgatatatttaatgcttccttgctgaataaaagtgttaatttctttaaaaaaaaaaaagagagagagagagaaatcttactcaccccaaacttttgagtgtTATTGTACACAccggcctggtttcacagacagggcttagtctaagccaggattaggccttagttcaattagggtatttaagtagcttttataaatgtaccctATAATAACACATTACTGGTGTACATCTTgtgacaaaacaatggctctgacatattttaaaatgtcagtgcaagttactttcagttcaaacagctcaaacatgcattttagtccaggactatcttaagccttgtctgtgaatctttttttttttttttttttttttttaaaggaagaAGTGTTAGAGAGCCAAGAAATTGAGATAAAGTCCAATCCAACAGCTGTGCTGAAGAAAAG
This genomic interval carries:
- the zgc:152968 gene encoding RNA exonuclease 1 homolog gives rise to the protein MFPSTALFDETDCPFLRWGRCKRPYCVYNHGKDDTSGVMTTAGLADPEVIPANGASHTTEDNCLEELERINKEIEAVRSEVEKEQKRLSQYQTSQSLTQADNAGLCSEKYLRTTNSQAKDQNGNNLKYKKPVSSNSGCKYVVDRARPKTDLEYDPCSNFSADLLSSSSVECKLKSTDKVDIEHSLKNDRTGKNIQHLSSHFDDSDDEGTLVIDIPPSASDQGKRRAKEKGKSTMIKPLRSPEGTCAVNNDLLANDQTKPRQHKEKVSSDGPPSHKIEHIVSDQEKEKTSAKPVLTQEQESSEGELVIDVSSFEDEHKLSKQYETISKELFDLPKLCPISDAPADDGKEANEEPLNKPVSIAKHSVKETEPFLEGLKEETVTKPVNSTNLKMEVFVTQEENVLDDISTCLDNLRSESERIKCIQDVKMLPVCSVYGNEDIYSLSPASVIQNATFRAEPQIDCISSYTQKSKIVSSKIISQEQAHQRYFPMVSSRSFPSSFHKVEEHGCSPHTQSLVETSWPTIQKSPDQPFAQNMPAYVSEIDTRTFSAPSTSQLNLKTTVDFEKLPTSDASLPVPCDIPVLPQTFASAAMTGSNNEAIVVNSSSDEELRYSDLDLSETDPMEECYRIFMEANQNEAPVVQCDAPVKIEIKSNPTAVLKKRVAHVAKFEPASKSKAQIIVPLREGGSQLTVPSRTQLCQRRAAILTTAVKGCQSSSAPKKVYIPNVIHSSTVQNPCLGIIPVGATVQLGTNLHLIVPEGNCALPLTLIPTTLSVQRPPQPSPCVQISQTPHPPQPANYTPAKAMGVKRKAKVHHEVGTKVPHDVRQRYVNLFVEEFLKSSVTVQDAFEKALAEEKNVYDRSINKLKYLSIAVNALKRLKNQNVLPAKAPSERDQHVSRGNVPLNTQALQGLGDLTLYEQLKEHVLSEDMLRVNNFPRKHQGKADYAIQYGDTKKGISDPLKRICCRCGATFSVDKSGKHTRREECNYHYGKVIENRVPGGVETRYSCCENAVGSPGCQVFNLHVHDAVSLQGFVSSLPQSSVGKTCPGVFAVDTQTCYTTQGLELARVTVVNSSLQVIFDSFVKPGNDVIDYNTRFSGISEDDVKGTSSSLRDVQAVLLSFINADTILIGHGLENDLAALKIIHNNVIDTSVVFPHRLGLPHKRELNSLTADYLRRIIQESVAGHDTREDATACMELMLWRVKEDSKVKRW